GGCCAGTTCGACCAGGGCGTTGTTCGCCGTGTCGGCGAACACCAGCGTGCAGTCCTCGATCCTCACCATGCCGTTCCCCGTTCTGCCGCCGGCGTCGGCCGCCCGCGGGCGCGGATCCTATCACGGCGGTTGTGGGGGTGCCACGGGCGGCGCGCCGGTCATCCTTGACGGGCGGGGGCCGGTCCCTTAGCTTGCGAAGTGTTCCCTGGGGGGCCTCGCTAGGAGGCTGAGACTCCGCCGGTCCGGCGCTTTCATCCGGACAACGCGGTGACCCATCGAACCTGATCCGGGTCATACCGGCGTAGGGACGGGACTGAAGGGCGGCACGGCGTACCCCCATTCCATCCAGACACCGCTTGCTCCGGCAACAGTTTGTTGGCGCTGCAAAAGGTGTGTGCGGACGTGACCGAAGCCCGACTTGTCGAAGACCTGCTGGCCTTCATCGCCGCCGGAGAGGCGGACGAGGAGGCGTTCAACCGCATGGCGCTGGCCGTCTTCGCCCACCAGTTCGAGACCAACGTCCCCTACCGCCGCTTCGCCACCCAGCGGGCGCGCACCCTGCGCACGGTGAAGAGCTGGCGCGACGTGCCCGCCGTGCCGATCAGCGCCTTCAAGGACCTGACGCTGAGCGGACGGCCGCCGGAGGAATGCCCGCACGTCTTCATGACCAGCGGCACCACCAAGGGCGTGCGGGGCAAGAGCCACCACCCGACGCTGGCGGTCTACGACCGCTCCATGACCGTCAATTTCCGCCGCCGTTTCATGGGGGACGTCGAACGGCTGCGCATGGGCATCCTGTTCCCGACCGAACAGGCGATGCCCAACTCCTCGCTCGCCCATTATCTGGCGCTGGCCAGGAGCGAATTCGGGACGGCGGAGAGCCGGTATTTCGTCTCCGACGCCGGGCTGGACGTGGACGGGGCGATCGAGGCGCTGTCGCGCGCCGAGGCGACCGGCGAACCCTATGCCCTGCTGGGGGCGAGCTTCAGCGTCGTGCATCTGATGGACGCGCTGGCCGAGCGGGGGCGGCGCTTCGCCCTGCCGGCGGGCAGCCGCATCCTCGACACCGGCGGCTTCAAGGGCCAGTCGCGGGAGATGGCGGCGGAGGAGTTCTACGGCCGCCTGTCCGCCACTTTCGGCGTGCCGCGCCGGCTGTGCATCAACATGTACGGCATGACGGAGCTGAGCACCCAGTTCTACGACGACGGCAACGAGACCTGCCCGTCGGTGAAGTCCGGCCCGCACTGGATCCGCAGCCGGGTCATCAACCCGCTGACCGGGCAGGAGGTGCCGCGCGGCAGCGTCGGCGTGCTGGTCCATCACGATCTGGCCCATTTCAACTGCGCGTCGGCCATCCTGACCGAGGACGCCGGGGTTGAGGTGGACGGCGGCTTCCAGCTTCTGGGCCGGGCGGACGGGGCGGACGCCAAGGGCTGCTCCATGGCGGTCGAGGACTTCCTCAGAGCGGCGCGGGCCCCATGACCGTAGGCTTGATGGAGCGCGCCGG
This genomic stretch from Azospirillum sp. TSH58 harbors:
- a CDS encoding long-chain fatty acid--CoA ligase, which gives rise to MTEARLVEDLLAFIAAGEADEEAFNRMALAVFAHQFETNVPYRRFATQRARTLRTVKSWRDVPAVPISAFKDLTLSGRPPEECPHVFMTSGTTKGVRGKSHHPTLAVYDRSMTVNFRRRFMGDVERLRMGILFPTEQAMPNSSLAHYLALARSEFGTAESRYFVSDAGLDVDGAIEALSRAEATGEPYALLGASFSVVHLMDALAERGRRFALPAGSRILDTGGFKGQSREMAAEEFYGRLSATFGVPRRLCINMYGMTELSTQFYDDGNETCPSVKSGPHWIRSRVINPLTGQEVPRGSVGVLVHHDLAHFNCASAILTEDAGVEVDGGFQLLGRADGADAKGCSMAVEDFLRAARAP